The genomic interval AAATTAAATGCAGTGAAAGCATTGACTCTAGATTTAATATTTAATATACTTTTCCTCATGTTTGCAAAATTTGGAGGTGTTTTTATGAAGAAGTACCCTATCGCTATATGGATGCTGGCAATCGGGGCATTCGCAATAGGCATGACAGAATTTGTAATCATGGGCTTGCTTCCTAATATTGCACGAGATTTTCATGTTTCTGTGAGTCAAGCAGGACAGTTAATCACGGGTTATGCATTAGGTGTTGCAATTGGCGGTCCTATTCTTGTTATGCTTACAATCAAGTTAAACAGAAAATATCTATTAATACTCTTAATGATTATTTTTATGATAGGCAACATTGCTGCATCATTAAGTCCAACTTATGGTTTTATGATGACAAGCAGAATCATCACCTCACTCGCACATGGTTCTTTCTTTGGAATCGGATCAATATTGGCTGCTAGCATGGTTCAACCAGCTTATAGAGCTAGCGCTATGGCATTGATGTTCTTAGGACTATCTTTAAGTAATATCCTAGGTGTTCCATTCGGTACATTAGTTGGTCAAAACTTTGGATGGTCTATGACATTTGTTATTATCGCAATTATCGGCGGTCTTGCTTTAATCGGTATCATTATTTTTGTTCCTAATAAAAAAGAAACAAATAAATCTTCAGTAATGAATGAATTAAAGATTTTAAAAGAAAAGCAATTATGGCTTACTTTAGCTATAACACTATTTGGCTTCAGCAGTGTGTTCGCTTATTTCACTTATATTTCTTCTATATTAGTAGATGTTTCGCATATCAAAGAAAATTTGATTTCTTATATGTTGATTATCTTTGGAATCGGCGTAACATTAGGTAATGTAATCGGTGGTAAATTAGCTGACTGGAATTTAAATAAAGCACTTAAAATAATCTTTACAACATTTATTATTTATTTTGTATTGCTTTATTTCATACAAATGAACGGCATACTAATGGTAGGCGGTATCTTTTTATTCGGCGTAATTGGGTTCAGTATGAGTCCATCACTGCAATTCAAAAGTACACTTATTTCACAAGATGCACCTACATTAGCTAGTACTTTAAATCAATCAGCATTTAACCTTGGAAATGCCTTAGGTGCATTCGTAGGCGGAATAGTCGTAACAAATTTACCATTAGCCTCTTTAAGTTTAGTGGCGCCATTACTCACACTCATCGGTCTTATCTTTTTACTGATTTCAATCTATGTAGATAAAAGAAATAAAACAGTATATAACTAAAAATAAGCATCAGAACTATCATAACTAAATGAAATGGTTCTGATGCTTATTTTTTATTCTTAACTTCATATAGTAAAAAGGACAAAAAAAAGAGACCCTTACGGGTCTCGCGCTTGCCTGGCAACGTCCTACTCTTGCGGAACGTAAGTCCGACTACCATCGGCGCTAAAGAGCTTAACTTCTGTGTTCGGCATGGGAACAGGTGTGACCTCTTTGCCATTGTCACCAGACAATAGAATGATTATACATTCAAAACTAGATAGTAAGTAATTATCAATTCAACCAATCAAAACTTGAAATTGGATTAAGTCTTCGATCGATTAGTATTCGTCAGCTCCACATATCGCTATGCTTCCACCCCGAACCTATTAACCTCATCATCTTTGAGGGATCTTATAACCGAAGTTGGGAAGTCTCATCTTGAGGGGGGCTTCATGCTTAGATGCTTTCAGCACTTATCCCGTCCATACATAGCTACCCAGCTATGCCGTTGGCACGACAACTGGTACACCAGAGGTATGTCCATCCCGGTCCTCTCGTACTAAGGACAGCTCCTCTCAAACTTCCTGCGCCCACGACGGATAGGGACCGAACTGTCTCACGACGTTCTGAACCCAGCTCGCGTACCGCTTTAATGGGCGAACAGCCCAACCCTTGGGACCGACTACAGCCCCAGGATGCGATGAGCCGACATCGAGGTGCCAAACCTCCCCGTCGATGTGAACTCTTGGGGGAGATAAGCCTGTTATCCCCGGGGTAGCTTTTATCCGTTGAGCGATGGCCCTTCCATGCGGAACCACCGGATCACTAAGTCCGTCTTTCGACCCTGCTCGACTTGTAGGTCTCGCAGTCAAGCTCCCTTATGCCTTTACACTCTATGAATGATTTCCAACCATTCTGAGGGAACCTTTGAGCGCCTCCGTTACACTTTAGGAGGCGACCGCCCCAGTCAAACTGCCCGCCTGACACTGTCTCCCGCCATGATCAATGGCGCGGGTTAGAAATCCAACACAGCTAGGGTAGTATCCCACCAACGCCTCCACGTAAGCTGGCGCTCACGTTTCTAAGGCTCCTACCTATCCTGTACAAGCTGTGCCGAATTTCAATATCAGGCTACAGTAAAGCTCCACGGGGTCTTTCCGTCCTGTCGCGGGTAACCTGCATCTTCACAGGTACTATGATTTCACCGAGTCTCTCGTTGAGACAGTGCCCAAATCGTTACGCCTTTCGTGCGGGTCGGAACTTACCCGACAAGGAATTTCGCTACCTTAGGACCGTTATAGTTACGGCCGCCGTTTACTGGGGCTTCGATTCGTAGCTTCGCAGAAGCTAACCACTCCTCTTAACCTTCCAGCACCGGGCAGGCGTCAGCCCCTATACATCACCTTACGGTTTAGCAGAGACCTGTGTTTTTGATAAACAGTCGCTTGGGCCTATTCACTGCGGCTCTTCAGAGCGTGAACCCTAAAGAGCACCCCTTCTCCCGAAGTTACGGGGTCATTTTGCCGAGTTCCTTAACGAGAGTTCTCTCGCTCACCTTAGAATTCTCATCTTGACTACCTGTGTCGGTTTGCGGTACGGGCGCCAAATCTCTAGCTAGAGGCTTTTCTCGACAGTGTGAAATCAACGACTCGAGGAAAACATGTTTCCTCTCCCCATCACAGCTTGACCTTGAGAATGGCGGATTTGCCTACCATTCAGTCTTACTGCTTGGACGTGCACTCCAACAGCACGCTTCGCCTATCCTACTGTGTCCCCCCATCGCTTAAAACGATCATTGGCGGTACAGGAATATCAACCTGTTATCCATCGCCTACGCCTGTCGGCCTCGGCTTAGGACCCGACTAACCCAGAGCGGACGAGCCTTCCTCTGGAAACCTTAGTCAATCGGTGGATGGGATTCTCACCCATCTTTCGCTACTCACACCGGCATTCTCACTTCTAAGCGCTCCACATGTCCTTGCGATCATGCTTCGACGCCCTTAGAACGCTCTCCTACCACTGTCCGAAGGACAGTCCACAGCTTCGGTAATATGTTTAGCCCCGGTACATTTTCGGCGCAGTGTCACTCGACTAGTGAGCTATTACGCACTCTTTAAATGATGGCTGCTTCTAAGCCAACATCCTAGTTGTCTGGGCAATACCACATCCTTTGCCACTTAACATATATTTTGGGACCTTAGCTGGTGGTCTGGGCTGTTTCCCTTTCGAACATGGACCTTATCACCCACGTTCTGACTCCCAAGTTAAATTGATTGGCATTCGGAGTTTGTCTGAATTCGGTAACCCGAGAAAGGCCCCTCGTCCAAACAGTGCTCTACCTCCAACAATCATCACTTGAGGCTAGCCCTAAAGCTATTTCGGAGAGAACCAGCTATCTCCAGGTTCGATTGGAATTTCTCCGCTACCCTCAGTTCATCCGCTCACTTTTCAACGTAAGTCGGTTCGGTCCTCCATTCAGTGTTACCTGAACTTCAACCTGACCAAGGGTAGATCACCTGGTTTCGGGTCTACGACCAAATACTCAACGCCCTGTTCAGACTCGCTTTCGCTGCGGCTCCGCATTCGCTGCTTAACCTTGCATCAGATCGTAACTCGCCGGTTCATTCTACAAAAGGCACGCCATCACCCATTAACGGGCTCTGACTACTTGTAAGCACACGGTTTCAAGTTCTCTTTCACTCCCCTTCCGGGGTACTTTTCACCTTTCCCTCACGGTACTGGTTCACTATCGGTCACTAGAGAGTATTTAGCCTTGGGAGATGGTCCTCCCGGATTCCGACGGAATTCCACGTGCTCCGTCGTACTCAGGATCCACTCAGGAGAGAATCGACTTTCGACTACAGGACTTTTACCTTCTCTGGTCCAACTTTCCAGTACGGTTCGTCTAATCGATTCTTTTGTAACTCCATGCAGAGTGTCCTACAACCCCAATGAGCAAGCTCATTGGTTTGGGCTCTTCCCGTTTCGCTCGCCGCTACTCAGGGAATCGAGTTTTCTTTCTCTTCCTGCGGGTACTAAGATGTTTCAGTTCTCCGCGTCTGCCTTCAGACATGCTATGTATTCACATGTCGATAACACAACATAACTTGTGCTGGGTTCCCCCATTCGGAAATCTCTGGATCAACGCTTACTTACAGCTACCCAAAGCATATCGTCGTTAGTAACGTCCTTCATCAGCTTCTAGTGCCAAGGCATCCACCGTGCGCCCTTAATAACTTAATCACGTTATTAATTATGTGAGTAATCTTCTTTGCCGTCGGCAAATTGATTACTAGCGATTCATTTAAATGAATAAAGCTTTTAAAACTCTAATTCACTCGGTTTTGCTTGGTAAAATCTATTTATTACTTACTTATCTAGTTTTCAATGTACAAATTTAATGGTGGGCCTAAGTGGACTCGAACCACCGACCTCACGCTTATCAGGCGTGCGCTCTAACCAGCTGAGCTATAGGCCCATTCCACGATGAATGTTTTAAAATAAACATTCAAAACTGAATACAATATGTCACGTTATTCCGTCAGTTTCTGTTGAAACTGTTCCGTATATATCCTTAGAAAGGAGGTGATCCAGCCGCACCTTCCGATACGGCTACCTTGTTACGACTTCACCCCAATCATTCGTCCCACCTTCGACGGCTAGCTCCTAAAAGGTTACTCCACCGGCTTCGGGTGTTACGAACTCTCGTGGTGTGACGGGCGGTGTGTACAAGACCCGGGAACGTATTCACCGTAGCATGCTGATCTACGATTACTAGCGATTCCAGCTTCATGTAGTCGAGTTGCAGACTACAATCCGAACTGAGAACAGCTTTATGGGATTTGCTTGACCTCGCGGTTTCGCTGCCCTTTGTACTGTCCATTGTAGCACGTGTGTAGCCCAAATCATAAGGGGCATGATGATTTGACGTCATCCCCACCTTCCTCCGGTTTGTCACCGGCAGTCAACTTAGAGTGCCCAACTTAATGCTGGCAACTAAGCTTAAGGGTTGCGCTCGTTGCGGGACTTAACCCAACATCTCACGACACGAGCTGACGACAACCATGCACCACCTGTCACTTTGTCCCCCGAAGGGGAAGACTCTATCTCTAGAGCGGTCAAAGGATGTCAAGATTTGGTAAGGTTCTTCGCGTTGCTTCGAATTAAACCACATGCTCCACCGCTTGTGCGGGTCCCCGTCAATTCCTTTGAGTTTCAGCCTTGCGGCCGTACTCCCCAGGCGGAGTGCTTAATGCGTTAGCTGCAGCACTAAGGGGCGGAAACCCCCTAACACTTAGCACTCATCGTTTACGGCGTGGACTACCAGGGTATCTAATCCTGTTTGATCCCCACGCTTTCGCACATCAGCGTCAGTTGCAGACCAGAAAGTCGCCTTCGCCACTGGTGTTCCTCCATATCTCTGCGCATTTCACCGCTACACATGGAATTCCACTTTCCTCTTCTGCACTCAAGTTTTCCAGTTTCCAATGACCCTCCACGGTTGAGCCGTGGGCTTTCACATCAGACTTAAAAAACCGCCTACGCGCGCTTTACGCCCAATAATTCCGGATAACGCTTGCCACCTACGTATTACCGCGGCTGCTGGCACGTAGTTAGCCGTGGCTTTCTGATTAGGTACCGTCAAGGTGCGCATAGTTACCTACGCACTTGTTCTTCCCTAATAACAGAGTTTTACGATCCGAAGACCTTCATCACTCACGCGGCGTTGCTCCGTCAGGCTTTCGCCCATTGCGGAAGATTCCCTACTGCTGCCTCCCGTAGGAGTCTGGACCGTGTCTCAGTTCCAGTGTGGCCGATCACCCTCTCAGGTCGGCTACGTATCGTTGCCTTGGTAAGCCGTTACCTTACCAACTAGCTAATACGGCGCGGGTCCATCTATAAGTGACAGCAAGACCGTCTTTCATTGCAGAACCATGCGGTTCCGCATATTATCCGGCATTAGCCCCGGTTTCCCGGAGTTATTCCAGTCTTATAGGTAGGTTACCCACGTGTTACTCACCCGTCCGCCGCTAACGTCAGAGGAGCAAGCTCCTCATCTGTTCGCTCGACTTGCATGTATTAGGCACGCCGCCAGCGTTCATCCTGAGCCAGGATCAAACTCTCCATAAAAGTTATGATTTGTTTGACTAGCTCATAAAAACTAATTTGTTTTAAAACGTCTAAGACGTTTGTTAATTTGGAATTAACGTTGACATATTGTCATTCAGTTTTCAATGTTCATTTTTCTGACTCACAAGAATTAATTATACTCTCTATTGAAAGAGAAGTCAATACTTTTTTAAAAGTTTTTTTAAATCAGTGAGATTTCTTTCACAAAAAAATGA from Staphylococcus condimenti carries:
- a CDS encoding MFS transporter: MKKYPIAIWMLAIGAFAIGMTEFVIMGLLPNIARDFHVSVSQAGQLITGYALGVAIGGPILVMLTIKLNRKYLLILLMIIFMIGNIAASLSPTYGFMMTSRIITSLAHGSFFGIGSILAASMVQPAYRASAMALMFLGLSLSNILGVPFGTLVGQNFGWSMTFVIIAIIGGLALIGIIIFVPNKKETNKSSVMNELKILKEKQLWLTLAITLFGFSSVFAYFTYISSILVDVSHIKENLISYMLIIFGIGVTLGNVIGGKLADWNLNKALKIIFTTFIIYFVLLYFIQMNGILMVGGIFLFGVIGFSMSPSLQFKSTLISQDAPTLASTLNQSAFNLGNALGAFVGGIVVTNLPLASLSLVAPLLTLIGLIFLLISIYVDKRNKTVYN